In one Pseudarthrobacter sp. NBSH8 genomic region, the following are encoded:
- a CDS encoding PD-(D/E)XK motif protein, with protein MRESSSSVFDFLAKDVSAAGSFHSRKSGISAAEGEVLCAVDAGGRPTVLVPVEISNGGPLDWHSKSLSLQTLELVVDGVQRPFMILRCIDPKLHHQFGLLADDVLNAIELDPERAPNAVSATLDRWKNLFEADRGALLGPEQLAGIMAELSVLHELVRCHGPQAISAWQGPHGNRHDFVFADCSIEVKATTNHNNMVVTIHGGRQLAAPDRGDLYLRALQLERSPNGTSVPGKVEELIALGVSRLELLTVLGGAHYSDAESSAYEGVKFSTLSTGSYLVDVSFPRITAETLIPSGTIERLGSISYSIDLGHMEEADLDLSTVLIANSGQN; from the coding sequence ATGAGAGAGTCATCGTCTTCAGTCTTTGATTTCCTTGCCAAGGATGTCTCTGCCGCGGGAAGCTTCCATTCCCGGAAATCTGGCATATCTGCGGCGGAAGGCGAGGTGCTTTGTGCCGTTGACGCCGGAGGGCGCCCCACGGTGCTCGTCCCAGTGGAAATATCAAACGGCGGCCCGCTGGACTGGCATAGTAAGTCGCTGTCACTGCAGACACTTGAGCTGGTTGTTGATGGCGTGCAACGGCCTTTCATGATTCTCCGCTGTATCGACCCGAAGCTGCACCACCAGTTCGGGCTACTGGCGGACGACGTTCTGAATGCCATAGAACTGGACCCCGAAAGGGCACCAAACGCAGTTTCGGCGACCTTAGACCGCTGGAAGAATCTCTTTGAGGCCGATCGGGGAGCCCTCTTGGGGCCCGAGCAGTTGGCAGGCATAATGGCGGAGCTCTCAGTCCTCCACGAGCTCGTAAGATGTCACGGACCTCAGGCCATATCTGCGTGGCAAGGGCCCCACGGCAACCGACACGATTTCGTATTCGCGGACTGTTCCATTGAGGTGAAGGCTACGACCAATCACAACAACATGGTGGTTACCATTCATGGAGGCCGTCAGCTGGCTGCGCCGGATCGGGGCGACCTGTACCTTCGGGCCCTCCAACTGGAGCGCTCGCCAAACGGCACATCAGTCCCCGGTAAGGTCGAGGAGCTGATCGCATTAGGTGTTTCCAGGCTTGAGCTTCTGACGGTGCTAGGCGGCGCACACTATTCGGATGCCGAGTCGTCTGCATACGAAGGAGTTAAATTTTCCACGCTGTCCACGGGATCGTATTTGGTTGACGTCAGCTTCCCGCGAATTACCGCGGAAACCTTGATTCCGTCCGGCACTATTGAGCGGCTTGGCAGTATTTCTTACTCCATTGACCTTGGCCATATGGAGGAGGCTGACCTCGACCTGTCGACGGTCCTAATAGCGAACAGTGGGCAAAACTGA
- a CDS encoding Z1 domain-containing protein, producing the protein MLRTLTDYGEKMKSTEYSGSDVEKMADTLATLVAGGMTLQGAQTALTYAPEGLVHAARVVYEKRLNLIKEIPDPGILAERERKVGFWYSGPRHDDVVWPTLKARLLQELPENAVRGVDAASSKVIGLGSPPGKEAISTRGLVLGYVQSGKTTNFMSVVAKAADVGYRLIIVLTGTTENLRTQTQDRINDYLIQPCSSIWHPLTSVDMDFSVTTSADAILSNPSMRSIAVVKKNPSRLRRLHKWIKTASATTRQNCPILIIDDEADQASIDVGTKRQSTINGLIRDLLANPKAAYIAYTATPFANLLIDPSVEHDLYPRDFIVDLPRPDNYFGAERIFGQFEAESLEDSVDDGLDVVRLISDLEVDSVRPPRNKTLLEQWSPEVPDAMDVAIRWFLLATACRRLRANKVAHSSMLIHTSMLAGAHEKTAEAVVDHLDGIRAELVNEAQSAFDVFRDLWESESARVKADSFGHQPIEFGDLMPHLIETARATKVVVDNYQSSDRLVYDKEHPQTAIVIGGNTLSRGLTLEGLTSSYFVRASTAYDTLLQMGRWFGYRVGYEDLIRIWMSSELKSWFLMLSIVEAEIREEIKVYEAEGKTPAELPVKIRTHPQMSVTSAAKMRSAVKAQVSYSGRRVQTIMFNEDDGAWLESNITATKNLFERLISNGHHENELESSRRGFRDVSADEILDFLDGYRVHDAAKSIDKDAISRYIEKERAEGDLKRWEIVLMEPLNGEGQLDLGLAGKVRLLRRKKMYIPSDDGTANLKAVASTSDRVADLDVGLDFIRKSLNLKSTDKITDRQLLQFRQLRQATDRKGLLCIYPIAKESDPDLDKSALEPAANRRVPLFAAADVVGLCFMFPDSRNPRSVVDYVAAKIDTEYLEALEEELEAADKLDEAKAIEDELVKA; encoded by the coding sequence TTGCTACGAACACTGACGGATTATGGGGAAAAGATGAAGTCAACGGAGTATTCCGGCAGCGATGTCGAGAAGATGGCTGACACGCTCGCAACTTTGGTGGCTGGCGGAATGACACTGCAAGGTGCCCAGACTGCCTTGACGTACGCACCAGAGGGTCTCGTGCATGCAGCGCGTGTCGTTTACGAGAAAAGGCTGAACCTCATCAAGGAAATTCCCGATCCCGGCATTTTGGCCGAACGGGAGAGGAAAGTGGGCTTCTGGTATTCCGGCCCACGCCACGACGATGTCGTCTGGCCGACGCTTAAGGCACGGCTGCTTCAAGAACTACCAGAAAACGCAGTAAGGGGGGTTGATGCAGCCTCGTCCAAAGTAATAGGACTGGGCAGTCCTCCAGGCAAGGAAGCCATCAGCACCCGAGGTCTTGTACTTGGCTACGTCCAGAGCGGCAAGACGACTAACTTCATGTCCGTTGTTGCGAAAGCGGCCGACGTCGGATACCGACTCATCATTGTTCTCACCGGAACGACCGAAAACCTTCGCACGCAGACGCAGGATAGGATCAATGACTACCTGATCCAACCGTGCAGTTCAATCTGGCACCCGTTGACTTCCGTCGATATGGACTTCAGCGTGACCACTTCTGCTGACGCGATTCTCAGTAATCCGTCCATGCGCTCAATTGCCGTGGTTAAGAAGAATCCCTCTCGGCTCCGGCGACTACACAAATGGATCAAGACCGCATCCGCGACTACGCGGCAAAATTGTCCAATTCTGATCATTGACGACGAAGCTGACCAAGCATCAATCGATGTAGGAACAAAACGTCAGTCGACCATTAATGGCTTAATCCGAGACCTCCTAGCCAACCCAAAAGCTGCATACATCGCATACACAGCGACACCCTTCGCAAACCTGCTTATCGATCCAAGTGTCGAACATGACCTGTATCCACGAGACTTCATCGTGGACCTACCTCGCCCCGATAACTATTTTGGTGCGGAAAGGATATTCGGTCAGTTCGAAGCTGAGAGCCTCGAGGATTCGGTGGATGATGGCTTGGATGTAGTCCGCTTGATTTCCGATTTGGAGGTTGACTCCGTTCGCCCGCCCCGGAACAAGACGCTTCTGGAACAGTGGTCTCCCGAAGTGCCCGATGCAATGGACGTCGCAATTCGGTGGTTCCTCCTGGCCACGGCATGCCGGCGACTCCGCGCCAACAAGGTTGCCCATTCTTCAATGCTTATCCATACCTCAATGTTGGCTGGCGCGCATGAGAAGACTGCGGAAGCCGTCGTCGATCATTTGGACGGGATTAGGGCCGAGCTGGTCAATGAGGCCCAAAGCGCCTTCGACGTATTCCGCGATCTGTGGGAGTCAGAATCGGCTCGCGTGAAGGCTGACTCATTTGGACATCAGCCGATCGAATTCGGCGATCTCATGCCGCACCTGATTGAGACAGCCCGTGCAACCAAAGTTGTTGTGGATAACTATCAATCAAGCGACCGCTTGGTGTACGACAAGGAGCATCCGCAGACGGCCATCGTCATCGGTGGCAACACGCTTTCCCGTGGATTGACGCTCGAAGGCCTCACCTCGAGCTACTTCGTCCGTGCCTCAACGGCGTATGACACGCTGCTTCAAATGGGACGCTGGTTTGGATACCGAGTCGGCTACGAAGATCTGATCCGCATCTGGATGAGTTCTGAGCTGAAAAGCTGGTTCCTCATGCTGTCCATTGTGGAAGCCGAGATTCGCGAGGAGATCAAAGTCTACGAAGCGGAGGGTAAGACGCCGGCAGAACTTCCTGTCAAGATCCGGACCCATCCGCAAATGTCAGTCACGTCAGCCGCGAAAATGCGTTCCGCTGTCAAAGCGCAAGTCAGTTATTCAGGACGTCGTGTCCAAACAATCATGTTCAACGAAGACGACGGCGCTTGGCTGGAAAGCAACATCACGGCAACCAAAAACCTGTTTGAGCGTCTGATTAGCAATGGCCATCACGAAAACGAACTGGAATCCTCTCGGCGCGGATTCCGTGACGTGTCGGCTGACGAAATTCTGGACTTCCTGGATGGTTACAGGGTCCACGATGCGGCAAAGTCCATTGATAAGGACGCTATCAGCCGCTACATCGAGAAGGAACGTGCCGAAGGCGACTTGAAACGCTGGGAGATTGTACTGATGGAGCCCCTCAACGGCGAAGGGCAGCTGGATCTTGGGCTCGCCGGGAAAGTCCGACTCCTGCGCCGTAAGAAGATGTACATCCCCAGCGACGACGGGACGGCCAATCTAAAGGCAGTCGCTTCGACGTCCGACCGCGTTGCTGATCTTGATGTCGGATTGGACTTTATCCGGAAATCGCTGAATCTAAAGTCCACAGACAAAATCACGGACCGACAGTTGCTGCAATTCCGCCAACTGCGGCAGGCGACGGATCGAAAGGGTCTCCTTTGCATCTATCCCATCGCCAAGGAATCCGACCCAGACCTAGATAAATCCGCGCTGGAACCCGCAGCGAACCGGAGAGTTCCGCTATTCGCGGCTGCCGACGTCGTAGGGCTCTGCTTCATGTTCCCCGATTCGCGCAATCCTCGATCAGTCGTCGACTACGTCGCCGCCAAGATAGACACTGAATACCTTGAAGCTCTAGAAGAGGAACTGGAAGCGGCCGATAAATTGGATGAAGCGAAGGCAATCGAAGACGAGCTGGTGAAAGCATGA